A region from the Acyrthosiphon pisum isolate AL4f chromosome A1, pea_aphid_22Mar2018_4r6ur, whole genome shotgun sequence genome encodes:
- the LOC100169326 gene encoding probable tRNA (guanine(26)-N(2))-dimethyltransferase translates to MESSSEFTEIREGKAKIRVPSSSKVFYNPVQEFNRDLSIAVLSVFSEIHHSEKLKTRKRQRSPNENNTIEIEPVKLEIGTQTESGLEILEALAATGLRAIRYALEVPGVKQIYANDISKTAVQIMNQNIEENNVNNLVTSTLYDAAHVMRKRQFESETKFDVVDLDPYGCPTNLLDPAVCSLADNGLLLVTCTDMAVLAGNTPESCYAKYGSISLRSPACHEMALRIVLHTITNVCTRYGRYMEPLLSISADFYIRVFVVIRTSPFMCKSVSSKMSTVYKCRGCNMTTLLPLGSAKSDSKNMKFNLLSGPPVDKKCEHCGFPHLVGGPIWTGPLYNTEFLSKLCNYIKTEEAEKKFNTIRRMRGMLGMMQEELQDIPLYYTVPSLTNTVHCEAMPLRYFFSALVGAGYRVSSSHCAQNSVKTDAPQSVVWDVIRTWVQTHPVSEKRLQDSVAARSILSKQPATEIIFDKKYNTIPKSLQGLVRYQQNPAPYWGPGTKGNSKQKVILSATEVESETDIKCSK, encoded by the exons ATGGAGTCTTCATCCGAGTTTACGGAAATAAGGGAAGGGAAAGCAAAAATTCGGGTCCCTAGCTCTAGCAAAGTGTTTTATAATCCTGTGCAAGAGTTCAATAGAGATTTAag TATTGCCGTTCTTTCAGTATTTTCTGAAATCCATCACagtgaaaaactaaaaaccagAAAAAGACAAAGATCCCCCAATGAGAATAATACAATAGAAATTGAACCTGTGAAACTAGAAATTGGAACACAAACTGAA tCAGGCTTAGAAATATTAGAAGCATTAGCGGCAACTGGTTTACGAGCTATTAGATATGCTCTTGAAGTTCCAGGAGTTAAACAAATATATGCTAACGATATATCAAAAACAGCTGTACAaataatgaatcaaaatattgaagaaaataatgttaacaatttaGTTACATCTACTCTTTATGATGCTGC acATGTTATGAGAAAAAGGCAATTTGAATCAGAAACTAAATTTGATGTTGTTGATTTAGATCCTTATGGATGCCCAACAAATTTATTAGATCCAGCTGTATGTAGCCTTGCTGACAATGGGTTATTGTTAGTCACTTGCACTGATATGGCTGTCTTAGCTGGTAATACACCAGAATCGTGTTATGCCAAATACGGTTCAATATCATTAAGATCTCCAGCTTGTCATGAAATG gcATTAAGAATTGTTTTGCATACAATTACAAATGTGTGTACTCGATATGGTCGTTATATGGAGCCATTATTATCAATAAGTGCTGATTTTTATATAAGGGTATTTGTAGTTATACGTACTAGTCCTTTTATGTGTAAATCTGTGTCTAG caaaATGTCAACAGTGTATAAGTGTAGAGGATGTAATATGACAACTTTATTGCCATTGGGTTCTGCTAAATCagattcaaaaaatatgaaattcaatcTTTTGTCTGGTCCACCAGTTGACAAAAAATGTGAACATTGTGGATTTCCTCATTTA gtggGAGGACCTATATGGACAGGTCCTTTGTATAACACTGAATTTCTCAGTAAATTGTGCAATTACATAAAAACTGAAgaagctgaaaaaaaatttaatactattaggCGAATGAGAGGAATGTTGGGTATGATGCAAGAAGAATTACAAGATATTCCGCTGTACTATACAGTACCATCACTTACCAACACTGTTCATTGTGAAGCAATGCCATTGAGATACttttt ttctgCATTAGTGGGTGCTGGATACCGTGTGTCTTCATCCCATTGTGCACAAAATAGTGTTAAAACTGACGCACCTCAATCCGTTGTTTGGGATGTCATTAGAACTTGGGTTCAAACACATCCAGTATCTGAAAAACGACTACAAGACTCTGTTGCAGCTagatcaattttgtcaaaacaacctgcaactgaaataatttttgataaaaaatataatacgataccAAAATCATTGCAGGGATTAGTACGTTATCAACAGAATCCTGCACCATACTGGGGACCAGGAACTAAAGGAAATTCAAA
- the LOC100164201 gene encoding mitochondrial import inner membrane translocase subunit TIM50-C, giving the protein MAQFLFRGLRLYNTTILSKTAACCKCERNTFKLISYVQPSFASLLNKKLYSSLTEKKPAETSGTTRALDPLDIFGEDKDERRKEKEKAIKNLKIGFFFIGASLLMVLGSGLYVLMDDNYYKKDEDEKDTYPVRLFNRGRLAVRDFFESMRAPSYEKLLPDPLPYPYIQPPYTLIIEMTDLLVHPEWTYATGWRFKKRPNVDRFLEQVSQNYEIVVFTASNGFNVYPILDSLDKNNVIMYRLVKNATDYIDGHHVKNIDRINRDLSRVIMVDWNVDSVKLQRENALVIPRWTGEDGDQQLIQLAEFLNVVSTSEVNDVREVLSYYKQFDHPLEVFKENQRKLLEMQEEQKQISGTLPINKARGSWKDKYLYGK; this is encoded by the coding sequence ATGGCACAGTTTTTATTCCGAGGACTCCGACTATACAACACAACTATTTTGAGCAAGACAGCTGCGTGTTGCAAATGCGAGCGCAATACATTCAAACTGATCTCGTACGTACAACCGTCATTTGCGTCGTTGCTAAACAAGAAATTGTACAGTTCACTGACTGAAAAAAAACCTGCTGAAACATCGGGAACGACACGTGCGCTCGATCCGTTAGATATATTTGGCGAGGATAAAGATGAAAGACGTAAGGAAAAAGAAAAAGcgataaaaaacttaaaaataggGTTCTTCTTCATAGGTGCGTCATTACTGATGGTTCTTGGCTCTGGTCTTTATGTTCTAATGGATGACAATTACTACAAAAAAGACGAAGATGAAAAAGATACATATCCAGTGCGTCTGTTTAATCGCGGAAGATTGGCAGTCAGAGATTTTTTTGAATCGATGCGAGCGCCTTCTTACGAAAAGCTATTGCCTGATCCGTTGCCATATCCGTATATCCAACCACCATACACATTAATTATAGAAATGACAGATCTGCTCGTTCACCCAGAGTGGACATATGCGACCGGATGGAGATTCAAAAAGAGGCCAAATGTTGATCGTTTCCTTGAGCAAGTATCtcaaaattatgaaatagtTGTATTCACAGCTTCAAATGGATTTAATGTTTACCCAATTTTAGACAGtttggataaaaataatgtaattatgtatagaCTTGTTAAGAATGCAACTGACTATATCGATGGACATCATGTAAAGAATATTGACCGTATTAACCGTGATTTATCTAGAGTGATTATGGTTGATTGGAATGTTGATTCAGTTAAATTACAAAGGGAAAATGCTTTAGTAATACCCAGATGGACAGGTGAAGATGGTGATCAACAGTTGATTCAATTGGCCGAGTTTTTAAATGTAGTTTCAACTAGTGAAGTGAATGATGTAAGAGAAGTACtgtcatattataaacagttcGACCACCCACTTGAAGTTTTTAAAGAAaaccaaagaaaattattagaaatgcAAGaagaacaaaaacaaatatcagGCACGCTTCCAATAAATAAGGCGAGAGGCTCGTGGAAAGATAAATATCTGtatggaaaataa
- the LOC100167517 gene encoding KAT8 regulatory NSL complex subunit 3 isoform X2 yields the protein MDSDVDSELKSDFTSYLEHISQRKKYQQNTTLTEHSYSSSEYQQDNLCSTIQTLFIHRSVQNEVSTDDVDIETIDKDVKLLTYRPDVEAKSIESYRNSKLPRDPEMWEDNINKQRWNKLERTLFDRALSILYANRLSRLTYEGTVQEYVQKIICTEKSVAEMHHLLTNYTHWDISLSQWLHGLFISNLPDDYLASYIDILEKLKQIAPSFVNDMISANTLGRSKEEIKSKSINLDEPVDPFNYMLITYPPLKLPKNPVIILVPDFPGYCTQPNTRTYDWMNALSYLAELDVALAAKVPWDYEEYSREEELDIETSLEAMVDATRSKVVSVRAEDPSRPIILAGVGVSAAIACQVAVLEKVEGLVCIGFIVNSTEVKRGYDGDCILGLECPTVFVTGQLSIFSPVLDMEELRVKLKCKTNHILVGGANDELVMNHTTKMREAVTQKLVDRCVLEEIGNFLKDILEPSPKIIRKPDVENTDFKKPVFSKKKPNTRPNKGNQKSMVPANKQTTKRQTANRKIIKTPNSSLASKVKDEELMPPPSSSLKQEYYLQCENTDSTINSIQQEEMFIPKLGNQKFSTLAELLQEQDNFNFNVSQTTSSLTSMNGSPVMFTPEQKNIVVCSSNFQSLHNQTAAPVMEEITPDQILDMPIVFADEPQEEEEEVKHSVDNSSYFIGNLNELNERKVVVKEEPVEDDEDFDVLCPTISRTTVPERLNIKQVAYDSPSKVKLVVNKAPKGLVPCGYQTFSVPSQNSGNIQFVNRLPMSANKIRRIEGGINSRVVPKTVSIRHIQDSNIKILKSATGQQIHLNKIKTMATTQKFKKII from the exons ATGGATTCCGATGTAGACTCCGAACTAAAATCAGATTTCACGTCGTACCTAGAGCACATATCCCAAagaaaa aaatatcaacaaaatacaaCATTAACCGAACACAGTTATTCGTCATCAGAATATCAGCAAGACAATTTGTGTTCTACGattcaaacattatttatacacaGATCTGTTCAAAA tgaAGTTTCTACTGATGACGTTGACATTGAAACTATTGACAAAGATGTGAAGTTGTTAACATATAGACCTGATGTTGAAGCTAAATCAATAGAATCGtatagaaattcaaaattaccTAGAGACCCTGAAATGTGGGAAGATAATATTAACAA acAACGGTGGAATAAACTTGAACGGACTTTGTTTGATAGAGCTCTATCTATTTTATACGCAAATCGTTTATCAAGATTAACGTATGAAGGTACAGTACAAGAGTATGTTCAAAAAATCATATGTACTGAAAAATCAGTGGCTGAAATGCACCATCTATTAACTAATTACACTCACTGGGACATATCATTGTCGCAATGGTTGCATGGACTATTCATATCTAATTTACCAGATGACTATCTTGCATCCTACATCGATATATTagag aaattgaAACAAATTGCTCCATCATTTgtaaatgatatgatatcagCAAATACATTAGGACGTTCTAAAGaagaaattaaatcaaaatcaattaatcTAGATGAACCTGTTGATCCTTTTAACTATATGTTGATAACTTACCCACcc ctaaaattaccaaaaaatcctgttataatattagtaccaGACTTTCCTGGGTATTGTACACAACCAAATACAAGGACTTATGATTGGATGAATGCCCTATCATATTTAGCAGAATTAGATGTTGCTTTAGCAGCAAAag TACCATGGGATTATGAAGAGTACTCTCGCGAAGAAGAATTAGATATAGAAACCAGTTTAGAAGCCATGGTAGATGCTACGAGAAGTAAAGTTGTATCAGTGCGAGCTGAAGATCCCAGCAGGCCTATTATCCTGGCTGGTGTTGGAGTCAGTGCTGCTATAGCATgtcaa gTAGCTGTTTTAGAAAAAGTTGAAGGATTAGTATGTATTGGATTCATTGTTAATTCAACTGAGGTAAAAAGAGGTTATGATGGTGATTGTATTTTGGGTCTTGAATGTCCTACAGTTTTTGTGACCGGCCAGCTTAGCATATTTTCACC GGTTTTGGATATGGAAGAATTAAGAGTAAAGCTGAAATGTAAGACTAATCATATACTAGTTGGTGGAGCAAATGATGAATTGGTCATGAACCATACTACTAAGATGAGAGAGGCAGTTACTCAAAAACTTGTTGACAGATGTGTTTTG GAAGAAATAGGAAATTTCTTAAAAGACATTTTGGAACCTTCTCCAAAAATAATTCGTAAACCTGATGTTGAAAATACAGATTTTAAAAAACCTGTGTTCTCCAAAAAGAAACCTAATA CACGCCCCAACAAAGGAAACCAAAAATCTATGGTTCCTGCCAATAAACAAACTACAAAGAGACAAACAGCAAATCGCAAGATTATCAAAACACCAAATTCTTCTTTGGCGTCTAAAGTAAAAGATGAAGAACTTATGCCTCCTCCTTCAAGTTCTCTTAAACAAGAATATTATCTTCAGTGTGAAAATACTGACTCAACCATAAATAGTATTC aacaaGAAGAAATGTTTATACCAAAATTAGGAAATCAAAAGTTTTCTACTCTAGCAGAATTGTTACAGGAACAagacaatttcaatttcaatgttTCTCAAACAA CTTCATCTTTAACATCTATGAATGGTTCACCTGTAATGTTCACACCAGAACAAAAGAATATCGTAGTATGCAGTTCAAATTTCCAGTCGCTACATAATCAAACTGCTGCTCCTGTTATGGAAGAAATCACACCTGATCAAATATTGGACATGCCAATAGTCTTTGCAGATGAACcccaagaagaagaagaagaagtaaAGCATAGTGTTGATAACAGTTCCTATTTCATtggaaatttaaatgaattaaatgaaCGGAAAGTGGTTGTCAAAGAAGAACCTGTAGAAGACGATGAAGATTTTGATGTCTTATGTCCTACCATTTCGAGAACTACGGTTCCCGAACGTCTAAATATCAAacag GTTGCATATGACTCACCTTCCAAAGTCAAGCTAGTAGTAAATAAAGCACCAAAAGGCCTAGTACCCTGTGGTTACCAAACATTCTCTGTACCCAGTCAAAATTCAGGAAACATTCAATTTGTGAACAGATTACCCATGTCAGCGAATAAAATCAGAAGAATTGAAGGAGGAATAAATTCTAGGGTTGTACCAAAAACTGTCTCGATCCGTCACATACAAgacagtaatattaaaattctcaAAAGTGCTACTGGACAacaaatacatttgaataaaattaaaacaatggcCACCACACAAaagtttaagaaaattatataa
- the LOC100167517 gene encoding KAT8 regulatory NSL complex subunit 3 isoform X1, protein MDSDVDSELKSDFTSYLEHISQRKKYQQNTTLTEHSYSSSEYQQDNLCSTIQTLFIHRSVQNEVSTDDVDIETIDKDVKLLTYRPDVEAKSIESYRNSKLPRDPEMWEDNINKQRWNKLERTLFDRALSILYANRLSRLTYEGTVQEYVQKIICTEKSVAEMHHLLTNYTHWDISLSQWLHGLFISNLPDDYLASYIDILEKLKQIAPSFVNDMISANTLGRSKEEIKSKSINLDEPVDPFNYMLITYPPLKLPKNPVIILVPDFPGYCTQPNTRTYDWMNALSYLAELDVALAAKVPWDYEEYSREEELDIETSLEAMVDATRSKVVSVRAEDPSRPIILAGVGVSAAIACQVAVLEKVEGLVCIGFIVNSTEVKRGYDGDCILGLECPTVFVTGQLSIFSPVLDMEELRVKLKCKTNHILVGGANDELVMNHTTKMREAVTQKLVDRCVLEEIGNFLKDILEPSPKIIRKPDVENTDFKKPVFSKKKPNNKPLARPNKGNQKSMVPANKQTTKRQTANRKIIKTPNSSLASKVKDEELMPPPSSSLKQEYYLQCENTDSTINSIQQEEMFIPKLGNQKFSTLAELLQEQDNFNFNVSQTTSSLTSMNGSPVMFTPEQKNIVVCSSNFQSLHNQTAAPVMEEITPDQILDMPIVFADEPQEEEEEVKHSVDNSSYFIGNLNELNERKVVVKEEPVEDDEDFDVLCPTISRTTVPERLNIKQVAYDSPSKVKLVVNKAPKGLVPCGYQTFSVPSQNSGNIQFVNRLPMSANKIRRIEGGINSRVVPKTVSIRHIQDSNIKILKSATGQQIHLNKIKTMATTQKFKKII, encoded by the exons ATGGATTCCGATGTAGACTCCGAACTAAAATCAGATTTCACGTCGTACCTAGAGCACATATCCCAAagaaaa aaatatcaacaaaatacaaCATTAACCGAACACAGTTATTCGTCATCAGAATATCAGCAAGACAATTTGTGTTCTACGattcaaacattatttatacacaGATCTGTTCAAAA tgaAGTTTCTACTGATGACGTTGACATTGAAACTATTGACAAAGATGTGAAGTTGTTAACATATAGACCTGATGTTGAAGCTAAATCAATAGAATCGtatagaaattcaaaattaccTAGAGACCCTGAAATGTGGGAAGATAATATTAACAA acAACGGTGGAATAAACTTGAACGGACTTTGTTTGATAGAGCTCTATCTATTTTATACGCAAATCGTTTATCAAGATTAACGTATGAAGGTACAGTACAAGAGTATGTTCAAAAAATCATATGTACTGAAAAATCAGTGGCTGAAATGCACCATCTATTAACTAATTACACTCACTGGGACATATCATTGTCGCAATGGTTGCATGGACTATTCATATCTAATTTACCAGATGACTATCTTGCATCCTACATCGATATATTagag aaattgaAACAAATTGCTCCATCATTTgtaaatgatatgatatcagCAAATACATTAGGACGTTCTAAAGaagaaattaaatcaaaatcaattaatcTAGATGAACCTGTTGATCCTTTTAACTATATGTTGATAACTTACCCACcc ctaaaattaccaaaaaatcctgttataatattagtaccaGACTTTCCTGGGTATTGTACACAACCAAATACAAGGACTTATGATTGGATGAATGCCCTATCATATTTAGCAGAATTAGATGTTGCTTTAGCAGCAAAag TACCATGGGATTATGAAGAGTACTCTCGCGAAGAAGAATTAGATATAGAAACCAGTTTAGAAGCCATGGTAGATGCTACGAGAAGTAAAGTTGTATCAGTGCGAGCTGAAGATCCCAGCAGGCCTATTATCCTGGCTGGTGTTGGAGTCAGTGCTGCTATAGCATgtcaa gTAGCTGTTTTAGAAAAAGTTGAAGGATTAGTATGTATTGGATTCATTGTTAATTCAACTGAGGTAAAAAGAGGTTATGATGGTGATTGTATTTTGGGTCTTGAATGTCCTACAGTTTTTGTGACCGGCCAGCTTAGCATATTTTCACC GGTTTTGGATATGGAAGAATTAAGAGTAAAGCTGAAATGTAAGACTAATCATATACTAGTTGGTGGAGCAAATGATGAATTGGTCATGAACCATACTACTAAGATGAGAGAGGCAGTTACTCAAAAACTTGTTGACAGATGTGTTTTG GAAGAAATAGGAAATTTCTTAAAAGACATTTTGGAACCTTCTCCAAAAATAATTCGTAAACCTGATGTTGAAAATACAGATTTTAAAAAACCTGTGTTCTCCAAAAAGAAACCTAATA acaaACCTTTAGCACGCCCCAACAAAGGAAACCAAAAATCTATGGTTCCTGCCAATAAACAAACTACAAAGAGACAAACAGCAAATCGCAAGATTATCAAAACACCAAATTCTTCTTTGGCGTCTAAAGTAAAAGATGAAGAACTTATGCCTCCTCCTTCAAGTTCTCTTAAACAAGAATATTATCTTCAGTGTGAAAATACTGACTCAACCATAAATAGTATTC aacaaGAAGAAATGTTTATACCAAAATTAGGAAATCAAAAGTTTTCTACTCTAGCAGAATTGTTACAGGAACAagacaatttcaatttcaatgttTCTCAAACAA CTTCATCTTTAACATCTATGAATGGTTCACCTGTAATGTTCACACCAGAACAAAAGAATATCGTAGTATGCAGTTCAAATTTCCAGTCGCTACATAATCAAACTGCTGCTCCTGTTATGGAAGAAATCACACCTGATCAAATATTGGACATGCCAATAGTCTTTGCAGATGAACcccaagaagaagaagaagaagtaaAGCATAGTGTTGATAACAGTTCCTATTTCATtggaaatttaaatgaattaaatgaaCGGAAAGTGGTTGTCAAAGAAGAACCTGTAGAAGACGATGAAGATTTTGATGTCTTATGTCCTACCATTTCGAGAACTACGGTTCCCGAACGTCTAAATATCAAacag GTTGCATATGACTCACCTTCCAAAGTCAAGCTAGTAGTAAATAAAGCACCAAAAGGCCTAGTACCCTGTGGTTACCAAACATTCTCTGTACCCAGTCAAAATTCAGGAAACATTCAATTTGTGAACAGATTACCCATGTCAGCGAATAAAATCAGAAGAATTGAAGGAGGAATAAATTCTAGGGTTGTACCAAAAACTGTCTCGATCCGTCACATACAAgacagtaatattaaaattctcaAAAGTGCTACTGGACAacaaatacatttgaataaaattaaaacaatggcCACCACACAAaagtttaagaaaattatataa
- the LOC100573930 gene encoding uncharacterized protein LOC100573930 isoform X2, translating to MLDQRDTLRMAMSKPQVQIVVYETHSRLELENGGMVRAVVEEMNGWAYEKHNMDNYSSVSADDSNKFSTSVETPWRPAVFHPVQIPDKDRFETMILYPDKSIENMEKNHVTGSLYLAAVKRVELMTFDANHLIRMAEQRGLFGKPVKGRKQKIPSPIILLSLTNSDEPRVMLKFEQMHVLVPTHAFLQRCANRILQCPRFGKPYDNTSIPTRWWRISVHHVIRALRKPFFAWTKVQMVRFGKRTNRIPLRLKKVTTSFQPQKTKRIYLCSYIC from the exons ATGTTGGACCAGAGAGACACTCTACGGATGGCCATGTCTAAACCTCAG GTGCAAATCGTAGTGTACGAAACACATTCCCGGTTGGAGTTGGAAAACGGTGGTATGGTTAGGGCAGTGGTCGAAGAGATGAACGGATGGGCGTACGAGAAGCACAACATGGACAATTATTCATCGGTGAGCGCCGACGATAGCAACAAATTCAGCACTTCTGTTGAGACACCCTGGCGGCCGGCGGTTTTCCATCCGGTTCAG attCCTGACAAGGATCGGTTTGAAACAATGATACTGTATCCAGATAAATCAATTGAGAATATGGAGAAGAATCATGTTACTGGAAGCCTTTATTTGGCGGCCGTCAAAAGGGTG GAACTGATGACTTTTGATGCAAACCATTTGATACGAATGGCTGAGCAAAGAGGACTATTCGGCAAGCCTGTGAAGGGGCGCAAACAAAAGATCCCCAGTCCCATTATATTGTTGTCTCTGACCAATAGCGATGAACCCAG agtGATGTTGAAATTTGAGCAAATGCACGTTTTGGTGCCTACACATGCATTTCTACAACGTTGTGCCAACAGAATACTACAATGTCCTCGTTTTGGTAAACCTTATGACAACACATCCATACCTACCCGTTGGTGGAGAATAAGCGTACACCATGTAATCAGAGCATTGAGGAAACCTTTTTTTGCATGGACCAAAGTGCAAATGGTTAGATTTGGAAAACGTACAAATAGAATACCACTAAGATTGAAAAAAGTCACTACATCTTTCCAACCGCAAAAAACAAAACGGATTTATTTGTGTTCATATATATGTTAG
- the LOC100573930 gene encoding uncharacterized protein LOC100573930 isoform X1: MKNHMRLQVTDPVQLVCSKGGDLTLLRAVASLDYTEESSDIPCMLDQRDTLRMAMSKPQVQIVVYETHSRLELENGGMVRAVVEEMNGWAYEKHNMDNYSSVSADDSNKFSTSVETPWRPAVFHPVQIPDKDRFETMILYPDKSIENMEKNHVTGSLYLAAVKRVELMTFDANHLIRMAEQRGLFGKPVKGRKQKIPSPIILLSLTNSDEPRVMLKFEQMHVLVPTHAFLQRCANRILQCPRFGKPYDNTSIPTRWWRISVHHVIRALRKPFFAWTKVQMVRFGKRTNRIPLRLKKVTTSFQPQKTKRIYLCSYIC, from the exons ATGAAAAATCATATGCGTTTGCAGGTCACGGATCCCGTTCAATTGGTGTGTTCGAAAGGTGGAGACCTTACGTTACTCAGGGCTGTGGCGTCGTTGGACTACACCGAGGAGTCGTCGGACATACCTTGCATGTTGGACCAGAGAGACACTCTACGGATGGCCATGTCTAAACCTCAG GTGCAAATCGTAGTGTACGAAACACATTCCCGGTTGGAGTTGGAAAACGGTGGTATGGTTAGGGCAGTGGTCGAAGAGATGAACGGATGGGCGTACGAGAAGCACAACATGGACAATTATTCATCGGTGAGCGCCGACGATAGCAACAAATTCAGCACTTCTGTTGAGACACCCTGGCGGCCGGCGGTTTTCCATCCGGTTCAG attCCTGACAAGGATCGGTTTGAAACAATGATACTGTATCCAGATAAATCAATTGAGAATATGGAGAAGAATCATGTTACTGGAAGCCTTTATTTGGCGGCCGTCAAAAGGGTG GAACTGATGACTTTTGATGCAAACCATTTGATACGAATGGCTGAGCAAAGAGGACTATTCGGCAAGCCTGTGAAGGGGCGCAAACAAAAGATCCCCAGTCCCATTATATTGTTGTCTCTGACCAATAGCGATGAACCCAG agtGATGTTGAAATTTGAGCAAATGCACGTTTTGGTGCCTACACATGCATTTCTACAACGTTGTGCCAACAGAATACTACAATGTCCTCGTTTTGGTAAACCTTATGACAACACATCCATACCTACCCGTTGGTGGAGAATAAGCGTACACCATGTAATCAGAGCATTGAGGAAACCTTTTTTTGCATGGACCAAAGTGCAAATGGTTAGATTTGGAAAACGTACAAATAGAATACCACTAAGATTGAAAAAAGTCACTACATCTTTCCAACCGCAAAAAACAAAACGGATTTATTTGTGTTCATATATATGTTAG